Genomic window (Longimicrobium sp.):
CGCAGCTGCTCGGTCTTCAGGTAGAGGTCGATGAAGACGGAGACCTTGGAGCGCAGGATGTCGGGGTGGAAGGGCTTGAAGATGTAGTCGACCGCGCCCACGGAGTAGCCCTGGAAGACGAACTCGTCCTCCTTGCTGATGGCGGTGAGGAAGATGATGGGCGTGTAGCGCGAGCGCTCGCGGCGCTTGATCATCTCCGCCGTCTCGAAGCCGTTCAGCCCCGGCATCTGCACGTCGAGGAGGATGCAGGCGAAGTCCTTGCGCAGCACCGCCCGCAGCGCCTCCTCGCCGCTGGCGGCGCGCACCAGCTCGTGCCCCAGCGGCTCGAGGATGGCCTCGAGCGCCATCAGGTTCTCGGGGCGGTCGTCCACCATCAGGATGCGGGCGCGCGGCGCGCTCATGCGGCCCCCTTCCGGCACGGCGGCATGCGGCGCCCCTCGATCCCCGCCAGGTACGGCGCGATCTCCTCCATCGGCAGCACGCACGCCTCGGGAACCGCCTTGAGCGCCGACTGCGGCATCACCCGCACCTCCGACGTCGCCGGGTCCTGCACGATGGCGTGGCCGCCGCGGTCCACGATCTTCCTCAGCCCCCGCGCCCCGTCGGAGTTGGCGCCGGTCAGCACGATGCCGATGACGTCGACCCCGTAGGCGTCGGCCGCGGACGAGAACATCACGTCGATGGAGGGGCGGCTGAAGCGCACCGGCTCGTCGGTGCTGAGCGCGAAGTATCCCGGCTCGACCAGGAGATGGTAGTCGGGCGGAGCGACGTAGACGCGCCCCGGGGCGATGCTCTCCTTGTCGCTGGCCTCGGCCACGTCGAGCCGCGAGCACTCCTGCAGCAGGTCGCAGAGCAGCTCCGAGTCGCGGCTGCGGTGCTGCACGATGGCCAGGGGGATGTCGAAGCCGGGGGGGAGGCCCGACACCAGCGTGCGGAGCGCCAGCAGCCCGCCGGCGCTCACGCCCACCGCGATCAGCCGGAACCCCTGCGTGGGCCCCGACATCAGGCCACCCTCCGGTAGATCTTCTCCTTCACGTCCAGCGGCTCGTAGCGGTCTTCGTAGGTGGTGAAGCGGAGCGTCTCCTTGTTGCCCAGGCAGAGGATGCCGAGCTGCACCAGGGAGGCGTAGAACAGGTCGTGCACGCGGTTCTGCAGCTCGCGGTCGAAGTAGATCATCACGTTGCGGCACAGGATCACGTGGAACTCGGCGAACGAGCCGTCGGTGACCAGGTTGTGCTGCGAGAACACCACGTTGCGCGTGAGCGAGGGGCTGAACAGGGCGCCGTCGTACATGGCCGTGTAATACTCGCTGAACGACCGCGTGCCGCCGGCGCGGATGTAGTTCTCGGTGTACTCCTGCATCTTCTCCAGCGGGAAGATCCCGGCCCGCGCGCGATGCAGCACCACCTCGTTGATGTCGGTGGCGTAGATCCGCGTCCGGTCGTACAGCCCCTCCTCCTGCAGGAGGATGGCCATCGAGTACACCTCCTCGCCCGTCGAGCACCCGGCGTGCCAGATGCGGATGAACGGATAGGTGCGCAACAGCGGCACCACGCGGCTCCGGAACGCGGCGTAGAAGCCGGGGTCGCGGAACATGGCGGTGACGTTGATGGAGAGGTCCAGGAGGAGCCGCTCCATGGCGTCCACGTCGTGCAGGATGCGGTCCTGCAGCTGGCTCACCGTCTTCAGCCCCTCGTCGGAGATCCGCTTCCACAGCCGCCGCTTGAGCGACGAGTAGGCGTAGGAGCGGAAGTCGAAGCCGTAGTGGCGGAACACCGCCTCCAGCAGCACCTGGATCTCCACCCGCTCCAGCTCGGGCGAGTAGCCGGTGGGGGTGTCGGGCAGCCCGCCCCCGCCGCGGAGCGCGCCGCCCGCGTCGCCGCGCCGCCGCTTCAGCCGCTCGCCCTCGGCCGCCGTGCTGCTGCTCGCCTCCTTCTCCGTGGCCGCCACTGCGATCCGTGTGTCTCGTGGTGTGCCTCATCAGTTCCCGCGCCGCCGCATGCGCGCGCGTGCCGGAGAGGCGCACTGCGCAATCCTCCTGCCGTTCGGTCGCGCGAACCCCGTTCGGCGGGACGATTTCCCTTCGGTTCCCATCGATTGGGGCGAGGTGAACCCGCAGCGACCTCGCCGTCCCCTCTCGTCTACCGCGGGTCGATCACGGGCGATGATGGTGCTCGGTCCCACCCGCGGGTGATCCGGGCATTCAACCTGTTTCCACCGGGATGATTCGGCCACGGTGAACAGGATGCCTTGCCCGCCCCCGTCTACCCCGGGTTGAAACCCGAGGCTACAACGGCCCGAAGTCCGCCTTCGCGGACTCCCGCCCGGGCATCGGCGCGAACGGGCGGACATCGCCCCGCGATTCCGACCCGCGGGGTGATGCGGACGCCGCGCAAGCGTCCGCATCACCCTCCCCGATCCCCTACTCAGCACTGGGCACTGAGCACTGGGCACTCGTCACTTGTACAGCCACACCCGCATCAGCGACAGCAGCTGGTCGGTGTCCACCGGCTTGGTGATGTAGTCCGACGCGCCGGAGGAGATCGACTTCTCGCGGTCGCCCTTCATCGCCTTGGCGGTGAGCGAGATGATGGGGAGCTCGGCGAACTCGGGCATCTCGCGGATGGCCCGGGTGGTCTCGTAGCCGTCCATCTCCGGCATCATCACGTCCATCAGCACGATGTCGATGTCGGGGTTGGCCCGCAGCACGTCGACCGCGTCCTTCCCGTTCTCCGCGAACACCACCTCCATCCCCTGCCCCTCGAGCACGCTGGTCAGCGAGAAGATGTTGCGCACGTCGTCGTCCACGATCAGCACCTTCTTGCCGCTGAAGGCGCTGTCGCTGCTGTGCAGCCGCTCCAGCATCCGCCGCTTCTGCTCGGGGAGCTTGGCCTCCACGCGGTGCAGGAAGAGCGCGGTCTCGTCCAGGAGCCGCTCGGGGCTCTTGGCGTCCTTGAGGATGATGGTCTCGGCGTAGCGGCGGAGCTGCGTCTCCTCCTCGCGCGACAGCTCCTTCCCCGTGTAGATGATGATGGGAAGGTCCTGCATGGCGTCGTTCGACTTCACCTGCTCCAGCAGCTTGAAGCCGTCGGTGCCCTGCAGCCCCAGGTCCAGCACCATGCAGTCGTAGTGCTTCTCGGCCAGCTCGCGCAGCGCCTCCTCGGCCGACGCGACGGCGGTGATCTCCACGTCGTCCTCGCCCACCAGCTCGATGATGCTCTGGCGCTGCGTCTCGTCGTCCTCCACCACCAGCAGCCGCTTGACGCCGTCGGCCAGGAAGGTGGAGATGCGCTCGAAGGCGGAGTCCAGCGCCTCCTTGCTGACCGGCTTCTCCAGGTAGCTGAGCGCACCCTGCCGCAGCCCCCGCTGGCGCTTGCCGATCCCCGACACGATGTGCACGGGGATGTGCCGCGTCGCGGGCGAGTGCTTCAGCCGGTCCAGCACCGTCCATCCGTCGATCCCCGGCAGGTCGATGTCGAGGGTCACGGCGTCGGGATGGAACTCCTCCACCAGCTCCAGCCCGGTCTCGCCGTCGAGCCCCACCAGCGCCTTGAAGTGCTTCTCGCGCGCCATCTCCAGCAGGATCCGCGCGAACGCCGGGTCGTTCTCGATGATCAGCACCACGCGGTCGCCCGGCTCGATCGACGAGCGGTCGTCGTGGATCCCCACCGCCTCGGGCTCGCGCGGGCGGCGGCGGCGCTCCACCGTGGGCCCCTCGCCGGCGGCCGGCTCGGCCTCGGCGGGGCGAGGGCGCGCGCGGCGGGTGCGCGACGGGGCCGGCGCCGGCGTGGCCGCCACCGGCGAAGGCCCGCGCCCGCCGTTGCCGTTCCCCTCGCCGCCGTCGTCGTCGTCCTCGTCGGGGTGGTAGCCGTGCGGCTCGCCCGGCCACTCGCGCGGGAGGAAGAGGGTGAAGGTGCTCCCCTCGCCCTCGGCGCTCTCCACGCGGATCTCGCCGCCCAGCAGCCGCGAGATCTCGCGCGAGATGGTGAGCCCCAGCCCGGTGCCGCCGTACTTGCGGCTGGTGGTGCCGTCGGCCTGCTGGAAGGCCTCGAAGATCATCTTCTGCTTGTCGCGCGCGATGCCGATCCCCGTGTCGGCCACGGCGAAGGCCACCACCTCGTCGGCCTGGTCGAGCACGGGGTTGCCGAAGCGGCGGCTCTTGTCGGCCCGGCGCACGGTAAGGGTGACGCTTCCCTCGTGGGTGAACTTGAAGGCGTTCGACAGCAGGTTCTTGATCACCTGCTGCAGCCGCTGCCCGTCGGTCCACAGCGTCTCGGGCGCATCGGGCTCGAGGTTGACGACCAGCGCCACCCCCTTCTGCTCGGCCACGGGGCGGAAGGAGCGGTCGACGTAGCCCGCGACGTCCTGCAGGTACACGTCGGTCGGGTTGATCTCCATCTTCCCCGCCTCGACCTTCGACACGTCGAGGACGTCGTTGATCAGGTTCAGCAGGTCGGTGCCGCTGGCCAGGATGGTGTTGGCGTACTCGACCTGCTTCTCGCTGAGGTTCCCGTCCTTGTTGTCGGCCAGGAGCCGGCCCAGGATGAGCAGCGAGTTGAGCGGCGTGCGCAGCTCGTGGCTCATGTTGGCCAGGAACTCGCTCTTGTACTTGGAGCTGAGCGCCAGCTGCTCGGCCTTCTCCTCCAGCTCGCGCCGGGCCGTCTCGACCTCGGCGTTCTTCTGCTCGACCTTGCGGTTCTGCTCGGCCAGGAGGCTCGCCTTCTCCTCGAGCTCCTCGTTGACCTGCTGCAGCTCCTCCTGCTGGTCGCGCAGCGCCTCTTCGCTGGCCTTGAGGGTGCGGGCCTGCGCCTCGAGCTCGGCGTTGGTGCGGCGCAGCTCCTCCTGCTGGCTCTGCAGCTCCTTCGACTGGCTCTGCAGCTCCTGCGTGAGCTTCTGCGACTGCTCCAGCAGCTCCTCGGTGCGCATGTTGGCGGCGATCATGTTGATCACCACGCCCACGCTCTCGGCCAGCTGGTCCAGGAACACCTGGTGGATCTGCGAGAAGGGGTTGAACGAGGCCAGCTCGATCACCGCCTTCACCTCGCCCTCGAACAGCACCGGCATCACCATGATGCTGCGCGGCGGCGCCTCGCCCAGCCCGCTGGATATCACGATGTAGTCGTCGGGGAGTCCGGTAAGCAGGATCGGCTTCTTCTCCAGCGCCGCCTGGCCGACGAGCCCCTCGCCCGGGCGGAAGCGGTTGGAGACGTTCTTCCGGTGCTTGTAGGCGTAGCTGGCGATCAGCTTCAGCAGCATCCCGCCGTCCTCCTCGGCCAGGAAGAAGGCGCCGTGGTTGGCGCCGACCAGCGGAGTGAGCTCCGACATGATGAGGCGCGAGATCGACTCCAGGTCCTTCTGCCCCTGCATCATGCGGCTGAACTTGGCCAGGTTGGTCTTCAGCCAGTCCTGCTGCGCGTTCTGCTCCGTCGTCTCCTTGAGGTTGGCGATCATCTGGTTGATGTTGCGCTTCAGCTCGTCGAGCTCGCCGCGCGCCTCCACCGTGATCGTCCGCGTCAGGTCGCCGTTGGTCACCGCGATGGCCACGTCCTTGATCGCGCGCACCTGCGCGGTCAGCGAGTTGGCCATGGCGTTCACGTTGTCGGTGAGCGCCCGCCAGGTTCCCGCCGCGCCCGGCACCTCGGCCTGGCCGCCCAGCTTCCCCTCGGTGCCCACCTCCTTGGCCACGCGCGTCACCTCGTCGGCGAAGACGCGGAGCGAGTCCACCATGTCGTTGATGGTGTCCTTCAGCTCCGCGATCTCGCCCTTCACGTCCACCGTGATCTTCTGGCTCAGGTCGCCGTTGGCCACCGCGGTGGTCACCACGGCGATATTGCGCACCTGGTTGGTCAGGTTGCTCGCCATGAAGTTCACGCTGTCGGTCAGGTCCTTCCACGTCCCCGCCACCCCCGGCACGTTCGCCTGGCCGCCGAGGACGCCTTCGGTGCCCACCTCGCGCGCCACGCGGGTCACCTCGCTGGCGAAGGCGGAGAGCTGGTCCACCATCACGTTGATGGTGTTCTTCAGCTCCAGGATCTCGCCCTTCACGTCCACGGTGATCTTGCGCGTCAGGTCGCCCCGCGCCACGGCCGTGGTCACGTCGGCGATGTTGCGCACCTGCGAGGTGAGGTTACTCGCCATGAAGTTCACGTTGTCGGTCAGGTCCTTCCACGTTCCCGCCACCCCGGGCACGTTCGCCTGGCCGCCGAGCCTCCCCTCCGTGCCCACCTCGCGCGCTACGCGCGTCACCTCGCTGGCGAAGGCGGAGAGCTGGTCCACCATGGTGTTGACCGTCTTCTTCAGCTCCAGCACCTCGCCCTTGGCGTCC
Coding sequences:
- a CDS encoding chemotaxis protein CheB; this encodes MSGPTQGFRLIAVGVSAGGLLALRTLVSGLPPGFDIPLAIVQHRSRDSELLCDLLQECSRLDVAEASDKESIAPGRVYVAPPDYHLLVEPGYFALSTDEPVRFSRPSIDVMFSSAADAYGVDVIGIVLTGANSDGARGLRKIVDRGGHAIVQDPATSEVRVMPQSALKAVPEACVLPMEEIAPYLAGIEGRRMPPCRKGAA
- a CDS encoding protein-glutamate O-methyltransferase CheR, giving the protein MAATEKEASSSTAAEGERLKRRRGDAGGALRGGGGLPDTPTGYSPELERVEIQVLLEAVFRHYGFDFRSYAYSSLKRRLWKRISDEGLKTVSQLQDRILHDVDAMERLLLDLSINVTAMFRDPGFYAAFRSRVVPLLRTYPFIRIWHAGCSTGEEVYSMAILLQEEGLYDRTRIYATDINEVVLHRARAGIFPLEKMQEYTENYIRAGGTRSFSEYYTAMYDGALFSPSLTRNVVFSQHNLVTDGSFAEFHVILCRNVMIYFDRELQNRVHDLFYASLVQLGILCLGNKETLRFTTYEDRYEPLDVKEKIYRRVA